From one Culex quinquefasciatus strain JHB chromosome 3, VPISU_Cqui_1.0_pri_paternal, whole genome shotgun sequence genomic stretch:
- the LOC6046275 gene encoding uncharacterized protein LOC6046275, translating to MKCRTVVVVLLATAAMVQADFITGMSGMYQTAKDVVKAKARIGERLISNVPLLLPSFEEIGEFGKQTLLGYPLEAIAAGIHSFCSAAVATNGTEPFFEPDLTRMNYVLMTDLGNYSYPLAQAGLLWSSPLFYKHLDTVILVTGWLTTIEEPNEAAGALYRAYRARGEFNFVVIDTVSLLNTLYTWSSFNTNNLGSALGDGLVELVEYVPV from the coding sequence ATGAAGTGCAGAACAGTTGTCGTAGTTCTACTCGCGACGGCCGCAATGGTCCAGGCCGACTTTATAACCGGAATGTCCGGAATGTACCAAACGGCCAAAGATGTCGTCAAGGCCAAGGCGCGCATCGGAGAGCGGCTCATCTCGAACGTGCCACTGCTGCTGCCAAGCTTCGAAGAAATTGGCGAATTTGGCAAGCAAACCCTGCTGGGTTATCCGCTGGAAGCGATTGCCGCCGGGATTCACAGCTTCTGCTCGGCCGCCGTCGCCACCAACGGAACGGAGCCGTTTTTCGAGCCCGATCTTACGCGCATGAACTACGTGCTCATGACGGACCTCGGCAACTATTCGTACCCGCTGGCCCAAGCCGGTCTGCTGTGGAGCAGTCCACTGTTCTACAAGCATCTGGACACGGTGATCCTGGTGACCGGATGGTTGACCACCATCGAGGAACCAAACGAGGCGGCAGGTGCCCTGTATCGAGCGTACCGCGCCCGTGGCGAGTTCAACTTTGTGGTGATCGACACCGTTTCTCTGCTCAACACCCTGTACACGTGGTCATCGTTCAACACGAACAATCTCGGATCGGCCCTGGGCGATGGGTTGGTTGAACTGGTCGAGTACGTCCCGGTGTAG
- the LOC6046276 gene encoding proteasome activator complex subunit 4B, with the protein MDDESSDSLELSRAKRNERIEKLGFRPQKELFCNKFLPYADRLDDESQAMLENIKNNLGKAVAMREITPGVSIYVSRLMKYIKLYGMKFSKEDHIKFVKLLLELINIPNLEPDKVNKFCYAITTLLRKPEWLSPDDIQIEWRPLYKLCNLILNKNSSKGDLYRYFASLETNLQFVIQYCAPYFPRCSTQEILDELLPKLQPLDTGKSFDTFGMLCTFLSCEHDYELWFDKFMSIWNAYHNPPWSIDMMTLYATVGFKNIGYIDWEEHIPTMFARILRSIDFPVSYKSTKSSKLQSLTPQAIAIWIVAVLGPKSSAQQYLNKFMATVESYLHPANMGKWVSMIGEILIQLPKYFFDRLVLERYRKHPYRKPIPEAYKLTDECVTAFVESMKPVAFQAMYSRINPQDVGKIFQHLADLRPELIIPTIIDRVYASLDSLTEPHKMTAALQSLISVSRALVSGHNGYTEGRNHVIPIFFATLPGIDPNDFKKTSITFHFLTSISFLIPIIDCSKAGQFHELTEDERLLCEQTADFESFVVQYMDRIFLLIESSSVDNVRMEQSDSDSMRSKLESISEALVQACTHGILGQCSKDILNAASKKLVDFVKTRLLEPKVAGQLVGCLVRVFSRIHGKEVMRALLPYVVQTIERYMEDHDDTAELEKQSDEMLYYFLLLTNLMRGEPAEVVKYVDDVLPIVDKMLKFKCKQTNKFGSTLVANLMSNLSTMQTLDVKNSPDSFDKPLSEFLPVRSWGEKMGPDGKIDWCFPGERSLQVCEKLMHRYLVPILTNFDKFSAGELELSRDDINRDVTVVQSLIRCSNFLPNWDDEEPLKLFDSCLVRAEMKWNVTRGFDGMEIKMPDGGNVRKAIIRSISGLQRAILAKCEDDIKSLKSILMLYEKIFFRKHSNSAFDNQAKNFNNTKKFQTYKLTRYKRDVRAVVATRVIMQQDCRDEIDQPLFSATHLEVMMNLLELSTSHYSSVRATAQAKLFTMLATFSYSYKFLADKIIENLRLDSNEHHEQFKGILYILVSNRRSRLIIKHDWDFLNRIWVTLLQSKLSEKPSVVKLLDAVTDVINNEFPTTTTEIEIHEACVSCGLALRTREDALDLEAGLQARLAKNKRNVELYYDLIAQILSTVENDKLHWRYHYMASTMLFNLVHPLSKFPASVTQFAVNNLIHDSLDERKMAINLLNHILRQQKREHVKIAINPYEIAGIAGKTPAHGSVVQPGYREDNLWLQYDVEKVPKSQQDWDEPRYMYKTDGFFGWSSDFAVYAPSSDQPKLDRTAEEMNECERIMYVFFTQQENVDKLIKYWSLEEKKGRDKFNRSRFCLIKGLMNTFGDLFLDKLVRHLRPLIDDKTSESNHRCAAELMAGIMRGAKHWPYDKTDKMYADLVPLIRLALNNVTVDTDVYWGTCFATAAEYMDPFKQYWLHEALLEDPLQETTSFIDCNRLYCLQGAFNQHVWRMTSVAKRLLEYLRPYLNHSFQNVRERLGSTLINIFEADLRFVGYRGHDLSPKISEMVAYVTPKLAVLLREDQPVAAAEKMEVVEAEGSSKKEESEYEIAVRLFKTVAQWLTCAINRCSNGNEIEYFELLPIACRLERSEQDQELAEICTSLLAMISQALTLVPCMDAALAKIDDISKMASWSARRSVIDVLQVLVFYNMTIILSNERWKARVLEIVLRLLEDSVVEVREKAAEVLCGLLHCSFLTATDELLELFKKKCRTKMIKANRRLQVAATSNCSSEVQRSEGVEGNAVRARHSGVLGLCAFISAYPYEVPEFVPNVFEHLGAHLNDPQPIPATIRKTMGDFKRTHHDNWEVHQLKFTEDQLAVLSDLTIPPSYYA; encoded by the exons ATGGATGACGAAAGCAGCGACAGTCTGGAGTTGAGCCGGGCCAAACGGAACGAGCGCATCGAAAAGCTGGGCTTCCGGCCCCAGAAGGAGCTGTTCTGTAACAAGTTCCTGCCGTACGCGGACCGGCTGGACGATGAGTCGCAGGCCATGCTCGAGAACATCAAGAACAACCTCGGCAAGGCGGTGGCCATGCGGGAGATCACGCCCGGAGTGTCCATCTACGTGTCGCGGTTGATGAA ATACATCAAACTGTACGGGATGAAGTTCTCCAAGGAGGACCACATCAAGTTCGTCAAGCTACTGCTGGAGCTGATCAACATTCCCAACCTGGAACCGGACAAGGTGAACAAGTTTTGTTACGCGATCACTACGTTGTTGAG AAAACCCGAATGGCTTAGCCCGGACGACATCCAGATCGAGTGGCGCCCGCTGTACAAGCTGTGCAACTTGATTCTGAACAAAAACAGCAGCAAGGGCGATCTGTACCGATATTTCGC CTCCCTGGAGACGAATCTACAGTTTGTGATCCAATACTGCGCTCC ATACTTTCCGCGATGCTCGACGCAGGAGATTCTGGATGAGTTGCTGCCGAAGCTGCAGCCGCTGGACACGGGCAAGAGTTTCGATACGTTCGGCATGCTGTGCACGTTTCTGAGCTGTGAGCACGACTACGAGCTGTGGTTCGACAAGTTCATGTCAATCTGGAACGCGTACCACAACCCGCCGTGGAGCATCGACATGATGACGTTGTACGCGACGGTCGGGTTCAAGAACATCGGGTACATCGATTGGGAGGAGCACATACCGACGATGTTTGCGCGGATTTTGCGTTCGATCGATTTCCCTGTGAGTTACAAGAGCACGAAGAGCTCCAAGTTGCAGAGTTTGACGCCGCAAGCGATCGCGATTTGGATCGTGGCGGTGCTCGGACCGAAGAGTTCCGCCCAGCAGTACTTGAACAAGTTCATGGCGACGGTTGAGTCGTACCTGCATCCAGCCAACATGGGCAAGTGGGTGTCGATGATCGGGGAGATATTGATCCAGCTGCCGAAGTACTTCTTCGACCGGTTGGTGTTGGAGCGCTACCGGAAGCATCCGTACCGGAAGCCGATCCCGGAGGCGTATAAGCTGACGGATGAGTGCGTAACGGCGTTCGTGGAGAGCATGAAGCCGGTCGCGTTCCAGGCGATGTACTCGCGCATCAACCCGCAGGACGTGGGCAAGATATTCCAGCATCTGGCGGACCTGCGACCGGAACTGATCATTCCAACCATCATCGATCGAGTGTACGCGAGTTTGGATTCGCTCACGGAGCCGCACAAAATGACCGCCGCGCTGCAGAGCTTGATCAGCGTGTCGCGGGCGCTCGTATCCGGCCACAACGGGTACACCGAGGGTCGGAACCACGTGATACCGATCTTCTTTGCGACACTGCCCGGAATCGATCCGAACGACTTTAAAAAGACTTCGATTACATTCCACTTTCTGACGTCGATTTCGTTCCTCATTCCGATCATCGACTGCTCGAAGGCCGGCCAGTTTCACGAGCTGACCGAGGACGAGCGGTTGCTGTGCGAGCAGACGGCGGACTTTGAGAGCTTCGTGGTGCAGTACATGGACCGGATATTCCTGCTGATTGAGAGCAGTTCGGTGGATAACGTACGCATGGAACAGTCCGATTCCGACTCGATGCGGTCCAAGCTGGAGTCGATTTCGGAAGCGTTGGTCCAGGCGTGTACGCATGGCATTCTCGGCCAGTGCTCGAAGGACATTCTCAACGCGGCGTCCAAAAAGCTGGTTGACTTTGTCAAAACGCGATTGCTCGAGCCGAAGGTCGCCGGCCAGCTGGTCGGATGTTTGGTGCGAGTCTTTTCCAGAATCCACGGCAAGGAGGTCATGAGGGCGTTGCTCCCGTACGTAGTGCAGACCATCGAACGCTACATGGAAGATCACGACGATACGGCCGAGCTGGAGAAGCAAAGCGACGAAATGCTCTACTATTTCCTGCTGCTGACCAACCTCATGCGAGGCGAACCCGCGGAGGTCGTGAAATACGTCGACGATGTGCTGCCCATTGTGGACAAGATGCTCAAATTCAAGTGCAAACAAACGAACAAATTTGGCTCCACCCTGGTGGCGAACCTGATGAGCAATCTTTCCACGATGCAAACGCTGGACGTGAAAAACAGTCCCGACAGCTTCGACAAACCGCTGTCGGAGTTTCTCCCCGTCCGAAGCTGGGGTGAAAAAATGGGCCCAGACGGGAAGATTGACTGGTGCTTCCCGGGCGAGCGCTCGCTCCAGGTGTGCGAGAAGCTGATGCATCGCTACCTGGTGCCGATACTGACCAACTTTGACAAGTTTAGCGCCGGAGAGTTGGAACTCAGCCGGGATGACATCAACCGGGACGTGACGGTCGTGCAGTCGCTGATTCGATGCTCAAACTTTCTGCCCAACTGGGACGACGAAGAGCCGCTGAAGTTGTTCGATTCGTGCCTGGTTCGGGCCGAGATGAAGTGGAACGTGACGCGAGGCTTCGACGGCATGGAGATCAAAATGCCCGACGGCGGAAACGTCCGCAAGGCGATCATCCGCAGCATCAGCGGGCTGCAGCGAGCGATTCTGGCAAAGTGCGAAGACGACATCAAATCGCTCAAGTCGATCCTGATGCTGTACGAGAAGATCTTCTTCCGGAAGCACTCGAACAGCGCGTTCGACAATCAGGCGAAGAACTTTAACAACACGAAAAAGTTCCAGACGTACAAGCTGACGCGGTACAAGCGCGACGTACGGGCTGTGGTTGCGACGCGCGTCATCATGCAGCAGGACTGTCGGGACGAGATCGATCAGCCGTTGTTCTCTGCCACCCATCTGGAGGTGATGATGAACCTGCTGGAGCTGTCCACCTCCCACTACAGCAGCGTTCGAGCCACGGCTCAGGCCAAACTTTTCACCATGCTGGCTACCTTTTCGTACAGCTACAAATTCCTCGCGGACAAGATCATCGAAAACCTCCGGCTGGACTCGAACGAGCATCACGAGCAGTTCAAGGGCATCCTGTACATCCTGGTGTCGAACCGGCGCTCCCGGCTGATCATCAAGCACGACTGGGATTTTCTCAACCGCATCTGGGTGACGCTGCTGCAGTCCAAACTCTCGGAAAAGCCATCGGTTGTGAAACTGCTCGACGCGGTGACGGACGTGATTAACAACGAGTTTCCCACGACCACGACCGAAATCGAGATCCACGAGGCGTGTGTGAGCTGCGGGTTGGCGCTGCGCACTCGGGAAGACGCGCTCGATTTGGAAGCCGGTCTGCAGGCGCGACTAGCGAAGAACAAACGTAACGTAGAGCTGTACTACGACCTGATTGCGCAAATCCTGTCCACGGTGGAGAACGACAAGCTGCACTGGCGGTACCACTATATGGCCTCGACGATGCTGTTCAATCTGGTCCACCCGTTGAGCAAGTTCCCCGCGTCGGTGACGCAGTTTGCGGTGAACAACTTGATCCACGATTCGCTAGACGAGCGCAAGATGGCCATCAACCTGCTGAACCATATCCTGCGGCAGCAAAAGCGCGAACACGTCAAGATCGCGATCAATCCGTACGAGATTGCGGGGATCGCCGGGAAGACACCGGCGCACGGTTCCGTTGTGCAGCCGGGCTATCGGGAAGACAACCTCTGGCTGCAGTACGATGTGGAAAAGGTGCCGAAAAGTCAGCAGGACTGGGACGAGCCGCGGTACATGTACAAAACGGACGGGTTCTTCGGGTGGAGCAGCGACTTTGCCGTGTACGCGCCAAGCAGCGATCAACCCAAGCTGGACCGGACCGCGGAGGAGATGAACGAGTGTGAGAGGATTATGTACGTGTTTTTCACGCAGCAGGAAAACGTGGACAAGCTGATCAAGTACTGGTCGCTGGAGGAAAAGAAGGGTCGGGACAAGTTTAACCGGAGTCGGTTCTGCCTGATCAAGGGGCTGATGAACACGTTCGGGGATCTGTTCCTGGACAAGTTGGTGCGCCATTTGCGACCGTTGATCGACGACAAAACATCCGAGAGTAACCATCGCTGTGCGGCTGAATTGATGGCCGGGATCATGCGCGGGGCCAAGCACTGGCCGTACGACAAGACGGATAAAATGTACGCCGATCTGGTGCCGCTCATTCGGCTTGCCCTGAACAACGTCACGGTGGACACCGACGTGTACTGGGGCACCTGTTTCGCCACTGCCGCCGAGTACATGGACCCGTTCAAACAATACTGGCTCCACGAAGCCCTGCTCGAAGATCCACTGCAGGAAACGACCAGCTTTATCGATTGCAACCGGCTGTACTGCCTGCAAGGGGCCTTCAACCAGCACGTCTGGCGAATGACCAGCGTAGCGAAGCGACTGCTCGAGTACCTGCGACCGTACCTGAACCATTCGTTCCAGAACGTGCGCGAACGGCTCGGCAGTACGCTCATCAACATCTTCGAAGCGGACCTGCGCTTTGTCGGGTACCGCGGCCACGATCTCTCGCCCAAGATAAGCGAGATGGTGGCGTACGTGACGCCCAAGCTGGCGGTACTGCTCCGGGAGGACCAACCGGTGGCAGCGGCGGAGAAGATGGAAGTTGTGGAGGCGGAGGGGTCGTCCAAGAAGGAGGAGAGCGAGTACGAGATCGCGGTGCGGTTGTTCAAGACGG TGGCCCAATGGTTGACCTGCGCCATCAACCGCTGCTCGAACGGCAACGAGATCGAGTACTTTGAGCTGCTGCCGATCGCGTGCCGGCTGGAGCGTTCCGAGCAGGACCAGGAGCTGGCGGAAATCTGCACCTCGCTGCTGGCGATGATTTCGCAAGCGCTGACGCTGGTGCCCTGCATGGACGCCGCACTAGCCAAAATTGACGACATTTCCAAAATGGCGTCCTGGTCCGCCCGCCGCTCCGTCATCGACGTCCTGCAGGTGCTGGTGTTCTACAACATGACCATAATCTTGAGCAACGAGCGCTGGAAGGCGCGCGTGCTGGAGATCGTGCTGCGGCTGCTCGAGGACAGTGTCGTCGAGGTGCGCGAGAAGGCCGCCGAGGTGCTGTGCGGACTGCTGCACTGCTCGTTCCTGACGGCCACCGACGAGCTGCTGGAGCTGTTTAAGAAAAAGTGCCGCACCAAGATGATCAAGGCCAACAGACGGCTGCAGGTGGCGGCCACGTCCAACTGTTCCAGCGAGGTCCAGCGAAGCGAAGG TGTTGAGGGCAACGCCGTTCGCGCCCGCCACTCGGGCGTCCTAGGACTATGTGCCTTTATTTCCGCGTACCCGTACGAAGTGCCTGAGTTTGTCCCGAACGTGTTTGAACACCTGGGCGCTCACCTCAACGATCCGCAGCCGATTCCG GCAACGATCCGCAAGACGATGGGAGACTTTAAGCGCACCCACCACGACAACTGGGAGGTGCACCAGCTCAAGTTCACCGAGGATCAGCTGGCGGTGCTGAGCGACCTGACGATTCCGCCCTCGTACTATGCGTAA